In Hydrogenovibrio marinus, a single genomic region encodes these proteins:
- the greB gene encoding transcription elongation factor GreB produces MKTKLITSVGYEKLKQEAEYLWKTERPEVTKIVAWAASLGDRSENADYQYNKRRLREIDRRVRFLRKTLEDITVVSTPPSDTTKVYFGAWVELENEKEEKLNFRIVGPEEIYHQNDYISIDAPIARACLQKTINDEVNVKTPNGERVWYIVNIQYENV; encoded by the coding sequence ATGAAAACAAAGCTCATTACATCAGTAGGTTATGAAAAACTAAAGCAAGAAGCTGAATACCTTTGGAAAACAGAACGTCCTGAAGTTACAAAAATTGTGGCTTGGGCTGCAAGTTTGGGAGATAGATCTGAAAATGCTGATTACCAATACAATAAACGCCGTTTGCGAGAAATCGACAGACGAGTCAGATTTCTAAGAAAAACTCTTGAAGATATTACTGTCGTTTCAACTCCCCCCTCAGATACCACCAAAGTCTATTTTGGCGCTTGGGTTGAGCTAGAAAATGAAAAGGAAGAAAAACTGAACTTTAGAATTGTGGGGCCTGAAGAAATATATCATCAAAATGATTACATATCCATAGATGCTCCTATTGCAAGAGCCTGCTTACAAAAAACCATAAATGACGAGGTTAACGTCAAGACACCTAATGGCGAAAGGGTTTGGTACATAGTCAATATTCAATACGAAAATGTATAG
- a CDS encoding integration host factor subunit alpha, translated as MALTKADLAQTLTDTFGFNKRESKELVEQFYAEMATVLVKGEQIKLSGFGNFELRDKSARPGRNPRTGEDVPISARRVVTFKPGQKLRARIDNYGKD; from the coding sequence ATGGCATTAACAAAAGCGGATCTTGCCCAAACACTAACCGATACGTTTGGTTTTAATAAACGCGAATCAAAAGAGTTGGTCGAGCAGTTTTATGCTGAAATGGCGACTGTGCTTGTGAAAGGTGAGCAGATTAAGCTTTCTGGGTTTGGTAACTTTGAGCTAAGAGATAAGTCAGCTCGTCCAGGTCGTAACCCTAGAACGGGTGAAGATGTTCCCATTTCAGCAAGAAGAGTGGTAACATTTAAACCAGGTCAGAAATTACGAGCTCGTATCGATAACTATGGTAAAGACTAA
- a CDS encoding DUF3392 domain-containing protein — protein MDPVLAYVVKLLVGLSGLMRPYLSEIGLSMVATLLVIYGNDISLFVKQQIGSLKYFLRLTLFVLFCAIGFGIITAYLTPLFVSWLSHISNVWLGIAVIVTYYIIGLLAQKKGLI, from the coding sequence TTGGATCCGGTTCTTGCTTATGTAGTAAAACTCTTGGTTGGGCTGTCAGGTTTGATGCGTCCTTATCTTTCAGAAATCGGTTTGTCCATGGTTGCGACCTTGTTGGTGATTTATGGCAATGACATCAGCTTGTTTGTTAAGCAGCAAATAGGCTCATTGAAATACTTTTTACGGCTAACTCTATTTGTGCTGTTCTGTGCAATCGGCTTCGGGATCATTACTGCGTATTTAACCCCTTTATTTGTCAGTTGGTTATCTCATATCAGTAACGTTTGGCTAGGTATTGCGGTTATCGTGACTTACTACATCATTGGCTTACTGGCACAGAAAAAAGGCTTGATTTAA
- a CDS encoding MerR family transcriptional regulator codes for MVKTKSGESPKQLEIELPDKKYFTIGEVSELCDLKPHVLRYWEQVFPQLEPSKRRGRRYYQRRELELVLEIKTLLHDQGFTIPGAKARLSRAEPPSDVHFDKEADAQAYQNLLNMKSDLRAFLDHIRETY; via the coding sequence ATGGTAAAGACTAAGTCGGGTGAATCCCCAAAGCAGTTGGAAATCGAACTTCCGGATAAGAAGTACTTTACCATTGGTGAAGTCAGCGAGTTGTGCGATTTAAAACCCCATGTGCTACGTTATTGGGAGCAAGTCTTTCCACAACTTGAGCCTAGCAAGCGTCGCGGCAGACGCTACTACCAACGCCGAGAGCTTGAACTGGTACTAGAAATAAAAACCCTGTTGCATGATCAGGGGTTTACCATTCCCGGCGCAAAAGCACGATTAAGTCGAGCTGAGCCGCCTTCAGATGTTCATTTCGACAAAGAGGCAGACGCTCAAGCCTATCAAAACCTTTTGAATATGAAGTCTGACCTTAGAGCATTTCTTGATCATATTCGTGAAACTTACTAA